In one Mesorhizobium australicum genomic region, the following are encoded:
- a CDS encoding ornithine cyclodeaminase, whose product MPLNPPGPLSLVPFVSVQHMMQLVVESGVERMLADLAAYIEQDFRRWEQFDKTPRIASHSSAGVIELMPTSDGVTYAFKYVNGHPKNMRSGRQTVTAFGVLADVDTGYPLLLTEMTLLTALRTAATSAVAAKYLAPANSRVMAVIGNGAQCEFQALAFKAICGIDTVRLYDIDSRATAKAVQNLIGSGLTVVPCTSAEQAVEGAQVITTCTADKQYATILSDNMVGTGVHLNAIGGDCPGKTELHRDILLRSEIFVEYPPQTRIEGEIQQLAPEHPVTELWQVITGAATGRADPRQVTLFDSVGFAIEDFSALRYVHDRIKGTALYTPLDLLADPDEPRDLYGMLLRAAA is encoded by the coding sequence ATGCCTCTCAATCCGCCAGGCCCGCTCAGCCTCGTTCCGTTCGTCAGCGTCCAGCACATGATGCAGCTGGTCGTCGAGTCCGGCGTCGAGCGGATGCTCGCCGATCTCGCCGCCTATATCGAGCAGGACTTCCGCCGCTGGGAGCAGTTCGACAAGACGCCGCGCATCGCCTCGCATTCCAGCGCCGGCGTGATCGAGCTGATGCCGACCAGCGACGGCGTCACCTATGCCTTCAAATACGTCAACGGCCACCCGAAGAACATGCGCAGCGGGCGGCAGACCGTCACCGCCTTCGGCGTCCTGGCCGATGTCGACACCGGCTATCCGCTGCTCCTGACGGAGATGACGCTGCTGACGGCGCTGCGCACCGCCGCGACCTCGGCCGTCGCGGCGAAATACCTTGCGCCCGCGAACAGCCGCGTCATGGCGGTCATCGGCAATGGCGCGCAATGCGAGTTCCAGGCGCTGGCCTTCAAGGCGATCTGCGGCATCGACACCGTGCGCCTCTACGACATCGACAGCCGGGCGACGGCGAAGGCGGTTCAGAACCTGATCGGGAGCGGGCTGACGGTCGTTCCCTGCACGAGCGCCGAGCAGGCGGTCGAGGGCGCGCAGGTCATCACCACCTGCACCGCCGACAAGCAATATGCGACGATCCTGTCCGACAACATGGTGGGCACAGGCGTCCACCTGAACGCCATCGGCGGCGACTGTCCGGGCAAGACGGAGCTGCATCGCGACATCCTGCTGCGGTCGGAGATCTTCGTCGAATATCCTCCCCAGACCCGCATCGAGGGCGAGATCCAGCAGCTGGCGCCCGAGCATCCGGTGACCGAGCTTTGGCAGGTCATCACCGGTGCTGCGACCGGCCGCGCCGACCCGCGCCAGGTGACGCTGTTCGACAGCGTCGGCTTCGCGATCGAGGATTTCTCCGCCCTGCGCTACGTCCACGACCGGATCAAGGGGACCGCGCTCTACACGCCCCTGGACCTGCTCGCGGACCCGGACGAACCCCGCGATCTCTATGGAATGCTTCTGAGAGCCGCCGCCTGA
- a CDS encoding DUF2778 domain-containing protein yields the protein MSRFVLHGSRRSDRFASRVFDIALNAAAMLLVGTALAEAADGGRLSDGGRHRPIVASIEPSLIAKVSPSRFMRMSALAVAPVPATAAPERYARFDHLDMRTQQVASFVSSHRTEATADAGGDRFISDQAKPMVASLGFPAKEPASADALAYASASPRAEGGALAAINSAAGIGADIYDEEDEDAEALLLPQVVPLPQARPLAPAANTSDADAEATRRTEKPNSDGRSPVGKADAEQEVKTPDSSRPAPKAVAMVRPNLKGGQDEESSPGLFKKLFSGRPRAGNGVAVYDISAGKVYMPDGSVLAAASGIGKMANNPKYAHVKMNGPTPPHTYNLRMRETRFHGVEAIRMLPVDGKNKYGRDGFLAHTQLLRGRPGQSHGCVAFEDYEKFLRAFKQGKVKQMVVVPGGGAGVFARKAGKDNDV from the coding sequence ATGTCGAGATTTGTCCTGCACGGGTCCCGCCGGTCTGACAGGTTTGCTTCGAGGGTCTTCGACATCGCGTTGAACGCGGCGGCGATGCTCCTGGTCGGCACCGCGCTGGCCGAGGCCGCCGATGGCGGCCGTCTCAGCGACGGCGGTCGGCACCGTCCGATCGTGGCGTCGATCGAGCCTTCGCTGATAGCCAAGGTCTCGCCTTCCCGTTTCATGCGCATGTCGGCGCTTGCCGTCGCGCCCGTTCCGGCGACGGCGGCGCCCGAGCGGTATGCCCGCTTCGACCATCTGGACATGCGCACGCAGCAGGTTGCGTCGTTTGTCAGCTCGCACCGAACGGAGGCGACGGCGGACGCCGGTGGCGACCGGTTCATCTCCGACCAGGCGAAGCCCATGGTCGCCTCTCTGGGCTTCCCCGCAAAGGAGCCTGCTTCGGCGGACGCGCTCGCTTATGCCAGCGCGTCTCCTCGCGCCGAAGGCGGCGCGCTTGCTGCGATCAATTCCGCCGCTGGCATCGGGGCCGACATCTACGACGAAGAGGACGAAGACGCCGAGGCTCTGCTGCTGCCGCAGGTCGTCCCCCTCCCGCAGGCACGGCCGCTTGCCCCTGCGGCGAACACCTCGGATGCAGACGCCGAGGCGACGCGTCGGACCGAAAAGCCGAATTCGGACGGTCGGTCTCCTGTCGGGAAGGCCGATGCGGAGCAAGAGGTCAAGACACCGGATTCCTCGCGCCCGGCACCGAAGGCCGTCGCCATGGTGCGCCCGAACCTCAAGGGCGGACAGGACGAAGAGTCGTCGCCCGGCCTGTTCAAGAAGCTGTTCTCCGGACGGCCTCGCGCCGGCAACGGCGTTGCCGTCTACGATATCAGCGCCGGCAAGGTCTACATGCCCGACGGCAGCGTGCTGGCGGCGGCCTCCGGCATCGGCAAGATGGCCAACAACCCCAAATACGCTCACGTGAAGATGAACGGCCCGACGCCGCCGCACACCTACAATCTCAGAATGCGCGAGACGCGGTTCCACGGGGTGGAAGCGATCCGCATGTTGCCGGTCGACGGCAAGAACAAGTACGGCCGCGACGGCTTCCTCGCGCACACGCAGCTCCTGCGCGGCCGGCCGGGCCAATCGCATGGCTGCGTCGCCTTTGAGGATTACGAGAAGTTCCTTCGGGCGTTCAAGCAGGGCAAGGTCAAGCAGATGGTCGTCGTCCCCGGAGGAGGGGCAGGCGTGTTCGCCCGGAAGGCGGGGAAGGATAACGACGTCTAA
- a CDS encoding CaiB/BaiF CoA transferase family protein, producing the protein MAAGQVLFMEEAAFPDAFLRREEAAQSRSMTSIQGGEIGPLSGIKVIDLTSVLMGPYATQYMGDFGADVIKIEPPAGDLIRNVGPSRSASMGPLFLNANRSKRSVVLNLKTPEGRELLLDLCRDADVMVYNVRPAAMKRLGLSWEEVRAVNPRLIYAGLCGYGQQGRYAARPAYDDLIQGGATLSHLFMLSGSEEPRYVPTAIADRVVGLTALGGILAAIIERNRSGVGQRVDVPMFETMVSFVLSDHLGGLTFDPPLDRGGYARQLARDRRPLPTADGHVCALVYTDEHWRRFLKAVGQDELMEIDSRFASFGARMQNLTFVYGWLAEIFRTRTSGEWIDLLDEADVPVMAMHTFETILRDPHLADVGFFAAVEHPSEGGTIAMANPVQMSATPVEIARFAPRLGEHTVEVLRELGLPPDRIANLLDRGIVAESAAATVD; encoded by the coding sequence ATGGCGGCAGGACAGGTCCTTTTCATGGAGGAGGCCGCTTTCCCCGACGCCTTCTTGCGGCGGGAAGAAGCTGCTCAATCCCGCAGCATGACGTCGATACAGGGGGGCGAGATAGGACCGCTTTCAGGCATAAAGGTCATCGACCTGACCTCGGTTCTGATGGGACCGTACGCGACCCAGTATATGGGTGATTTCGGCGCGGACGTCATCAAGATCGAGCCTCCGGCCGGCGACCTGATCCGCAATGTCGGGCCGTCGCGTTCCGCGTCGATGGGGCCGCTGTTTCTCAACGCGAACCGCTCAAAGCGCTCGGTCGTGCTCAACCTCAAGACCCCGGAGGGACGCGAACTGCTGCTGGACCTGTGCCGCGACGCGGACGTCATGGTCTACAATGTGCGGCCCGCCGCGATGAAGCGCCTCGGCCTGTCGTGGGAAGAGGTCCGGGCCGTCAATCCGCGGCTGATCTATGCCGGGCTCTGTGGCTACGGGCAGCAGGGCCGTTATGCGGCGCGCCCGGCCTATGACGACCTGATCCAGGGCGGCGCGACGCTGTCGCATCTGTTCATGCTCTCTGGCTCGGAGGAGCCGCGCTACGTTCCGACCGCCATCGCCGACCGCGTCGTCGGGCTCACGGCGCTGGGCGGCATCCTCGCCGCGATCATCGAGCGCAACCGGTCCGGCGTGGGTCAGCGTGTCGACGTGCCGATGTTCGAGACCATGGTCTCCTTCGTCCTGAGCGACCATCTCGGCGGGCTGACCTTTGACCCGCCACTGGATCGCGGCGGCTATGCCCGCCAGCTCGCTCGCGACCGCCGCCCGCTGCCGACGGCAGACGGCCATGTCTGCGCTCTGGTCTACACCGACGAGCATTGGCGGCGCTTCCTCAAGGCGGTAGGCCAGGACGAGCTGATGGAGATCGATTCCCGTTTCGCCAGCTTCGGCGCCCGCATGCAGAACCTCACCTTCGTCTATGGCTGGCTGGCGGAGATCTTCCGCACGCGTACCTCCGGCGAATGGATCGATCTCCTCGACGAGGCCGACGTCCCGGTGATGGCGATGCACACTTTCGAGACCATCCTGCGCGATCCGCATCTGGCGGATGTCGGTTTCTTCGCCGCGGTGGAACATCCGAGCGAGGGCGGAACCATCGCGATGGCCAATCCGGTGCAGATGTCGGCCACTCCGGTCGAGATCGCCCGCTTCGCGCCGAGGCTGGGCGAGCATACGGTCGAGGTGCTGCGGGAGCTCGGCCTGCCGCCGGACCGGATCGCGAATCTGCTCGACCGCGGTATCGTCGCCGAGTCGGCCGCCGCGACCGTCGATTGA
- a CDS encoding pyridoxal-phosphate-dependent aminotransferase family protein: MTVTGRHYLAIPGPSVVPDRVLNAMHRASPDIYSGELHEIVPGIYEDLKRLARTRHHVAIYIANGHGAWEAANTNMFSPGDQALALVTGRFGEGWALSVEALGVSVQRLNFGKQAPVDADQVAAALQSDTEGKIKVVLMSHVDTTTSVRNDVAAVRAAIDRAGHPALLAVDCIASLGCDVFEMDLWGVDVMVCASQKGMMTPPGLGFVWMTDKAKKAGARSRWRTPYWDWTLRTDPSQFYHLFGGTAPTHHLFGLRASLDMLVREEGVEAAWRRHQRLAGAVWAAFDAWGEGDGKRSSIGLNIADPSNRSHAVTTVKFSAPLATDLRTWVKANAGVTLGIGLGMAPDGDPAGDGFMRVAHMGHVNTHMTLGMLGAIEAGMAALGIPHGSGALERAAAALA, translated from the coding sequence ATGACCGTGACCGGACGCCACTACCTCGCCATCCCCGGACCTTCCGTCGTGCCCGACCGCGTGCTCAACGCGATGCATCGCGCCTCGCCGGACATCTATTCGGGCGAGCTGCACGAGATCGTCCCGGGCATCTACGAGGACCTGAAGCGGCTTGCGCGCACCAGACATCACGTCGCGATCTATATCGCCAACGGGCATGGCGCCTGGGAAGCCGCGAATACCAACATGTTCAGCCCCGGTGACCAGGCGCTCGCGCTGGTGACCGGACGGTTCGGCGAAGGCTGGGCGCTGTCGGTGGAGGCGCTCGGCGTCAGCGTGCAGCGGCTGAACTTCGGCAAGCAGGCGCCGGTCGACGCCGATCAGGTGGCCGCCGCCCTCCAGTCCGATACAGAAGGGAAGATCAAGGTCGTGCTCATGTCGCATGTCGACACGACCACATCGGTGCGCAACGACGTGGCAGCGGTGCGCGCGGCGATCGACCGGGCCGGCCACCCTGCCCTGCTCGCGGTCGACTGCATCGCCTCGCTCGGCTGCGACGTGTTCGAGATGGACCTGTGGGGCGTCGACGTGATGGTCTGCGCCAGCCAGAAGGGCATGATGACGCCGCCCGGCCTCGGCTTTGTCTGGATGACCGACAAGGCGAAAAAGGCCGGGGCCAGGTCGCGCTGGCGCACGCCCTATTGGGACTGGACGCTGCGGACCGACCCGAGCCAATTCTACCACCTCTTCGGCGGCACCGCGCCGACGCACCACCTGTTCGGCTTGCGCGCATCGCTGGACATGCTGGTACGCGAGGAAGGGGTGGAGGCCGCGTGGCGGCGCCACCAGCGGTTGGCGGGGGCAGTGTGGGCCGCCTTCGACGCCTGGGGCGAGGGAGACGGGAAGAGATCGAGCATAGGGTTGAACATAGCCGATCCCTCGAACCGCTCCCATGCGGTCACCACCGTAAAGTTTTCTGCCCCTCTCGCCACCGACCTGAGGACATGGGTGAAGGCCAATGCCGGCGTGACGCTGGGCATCGGGCTGGGCATGGCCCCGGACGGCGACCCCGCCGGCGACGGCTTCATGCGCGTCGCCCATATGGGGCATGTGAACACCCATATGACGCTTGGCATGCTCGGCGCGATCGAGGCCGGCATGGCGGCGCTTGGCATTCCGCACGGCTCCGGCGCGCTGGAGCGCGCGGCCGCAGCACTTGCCTGA
- the purU gene encoding formyltetrahydrofolate deformylase, with protein sequence MKTYTLTVTCQSRRGIVAAIASFLAENGCNITDSSQFDDRETGRFFMRVSFVSEEGCDIDTLRTGFASAAAAFDMVHAFHDEGEKTKVVIMVSRFGHCLNDLLYRWRIGALPIDIVAVISNHMDYQKVVVNHDIPFHCIKVTKENKARAEADQMRIVEESGAELIVLARYMQVLSDEMCRKMSGRIINIHHSFLPSFKGANPYKQAFARGVKLIGATSHYVTADLDEGPIIDQDIIRVTHAQSVEDYVSLGRDVESQVLARAIHAHIHRRVFLNGDKTVVFPASPGSYASERMG encoded by the coding sequence ATGAAGACCTACACGCTCACCGTCACCTGCCAGTCCCGTCGCGGCATCGTCGCCGCCATCGCGAGCTTTCTCGCCGAGAACGGTTGCAACATCACCGACAGCTCGCAGTTCGACGATCGGGAGACCGGCCGCTTCTTCATGCGCGTCAGCTTCGTCAGCGAGGAAGGCTGCGACATCGATACGCTGCGCACTGGCTTCGCGTCCGCCGCGGCTGCCTTCGACATGGTTCACGCCTTCCACGACGAAGGCGAGAAGACGAAGGTCGTCATCATGGTCTCGCGCTTCGGCCACTGCCTGAACGACCTTTTGTATCGCTGGCGGATCGGTGCGCTGCCGATCGACATCGTCGCCGTGATCTCGAACCATATGGACTACCAGAAGGTGGTGGTGAACCACGACATTCCGTTCCACTGCATCAAGGTCACCAAGGAGAACAAGGCCCGCGCCGAGGCCGACCAGATGCGCATCGTCGAGGAGAGCGGCGCCGAGCTGATCGTGCTGGCGCGCTATATGCAGGTGCTCTCGGACGAGATGTGCCGGAAGATGTCGGGGCGGATCATCAATATCCACCACTCCTTCCTGCCGTCGTTCAAGGGCGCGAACCCCTACAAGCAGGCCTTCGCGCGCGGCGTGAAGCTGATCGGGGCGACATCGCACTACGTCACCGCCGATCTCGACGAGGGCCCGATCATCGACCAGGACATCATCCGCGTCACGCACGCGCAGAGCGTCGAGGACTATGTCAGCCTGGGGCGCGACGTGGAAAGCCAGGTGCTCGCACGGGCGATCCATGCGCACATCCATCGCCGGGTGTTCCTGAACGGCGACAAGACCGTGGTCTTCCCCGCCTCGCCGGGCTCCTACGCCTCGGAACGCATGGGCTGA
- a CDS encoding pyridoxamine 5'-phosphate oxidase family protein, with amino-acid sequence MDADARLFIENSTLLFIASRNAEGAMDVSPRGGQPCVMRVGDDGKLRLPDYNGNRRLDTIGNLLNDPHVALIVLNRGSDRYLRIVATAEVSFRAEDLACFPADENPPISVLVLTPASVEFVDTAAFARVDFWLDPELRKKPALDLASVVGGDKVAQATAGFAPVLKNEAEERLLAQSGVRNVYGTPSDGVQKKVCDVAGPGGLDFIGEASFVVMAHQDENGGITIDLTAEAPLSVIPFDNRHAYRLRLSPDISTGEEGECALLTVTPGRNELLRVNGRFEGETRAVKIVPREVFFHCSSAFSRSRVWQRDKRTYWSGKRRFVCVERICESPDVSSFILTPVDNAPIGPVEPGQYVPVSLPGETGAARQRSYSVSRRPDGRSLRISVRRIGAGGMSDLLHEKVGPGSELLVGVPVGRFVLSSPPGRPVVLLSAGVGITPLLPMLDQLAREDSGREVWFIQAARDGAHHLFEGEARSIAENAKNGGIRLLSCYSRPREQDRSDLVGRIDAAAIANLLPVDAADFYICGPEAFMTSLRDGLVARGAAPENIRFEAFAAAEGGLLDLSGTQIVPESKVTFAKSGRTATWTPGEGSLLDLALRNRIEVDYSCRMGDCQSCVKRVASGVVDYPVGELPLLPYNHILLCQAIPRGDLVLDC; translated from the coding sequence ATGGATGCAGACGCCCGACTGTTCATCGAGAATTCGACGCTTCTCTTCATCGCCTCCCGCAATGCAGAAGGCGCGATGGATGTCTCGCCCCGGGGCGGGCAGCCTTGCGTCATGCGCGTGGGCGACGACGGGAAGCTGCGGTTGCCCGACTACAACGGCAACCGCCGGCTGGACACGATCGGCAATCTTCTGAACGATCCGCATGTCGCGCTGATCGTGCTCAACCGCGGCAGCGACCGGTATCTGCGCATCGTCGCCACTGCCGAAGTGTCGTTTCGGGCCGAGGATCTGGCGTGTTTTCCCGCCGACGAAAACCCGCCGATCAGCGTGCTGGTCCTGACGCCGGCCTCGGTCGAGTTCGTCGACACCGCGGCCTTCGCGCGCGTCGATTTCTGGCTCGATCCGGAGCTGCGCAAGAAGCCTGCGCTCGATCTCGCCTCCGTCGTCGGCGGCGACAAGGTGGCCCAGGCCACCGCCGGCTTCGCGCCGGTCCTCAAGAACGAGGCGGAAGAACGCCTGCTGGCGCAGTCGGGCGTGCGCAACGTGTACGGCACGCCAAGCGACGGCGTGCAGAAGAAGGTCTGCGACGTCGCAGGTCCCGGCGGGCTCGATTTCATCGGCGAGGCGAGCTTCGTCGTCATGGCGCATCAGGACGAGAATGGCGGGATCACCATCGACCTGACGGCAGAGGCGCCGCTGTCGGTCATTCCTTTCGACAACCGCCATGCCTACCGGCTGAGGCTGTCTCCCGACATCAGCACGGGCGAGGAAGGCGAGTGCGCGCTCCTGACCGTGACGCCGGGCCGCAATGAACTGCTTCGCGTCAACGGACGGTTCGAGGGAGAGACGCGCGCGGTGAAGATCGTGCCGCGCGAGGTGTTCTTCCACTGCTCCTCCGCCTTCTCCCGCTCGCGGGTCTGGCAGCGCGACAAGCGCACCTACTGGTCCGGCAAACGCCGCTTCGTCTGCGTCGAGCGGATCTGCGAAAGCCCGGATGTCTCTTCCTTCATCCTGACGCCTGTGGACAATGCGCCGATCGGCCCGGTCGAGCCGGGGCAGTATGTTCCCGTCTCTCTCCCCGGCGAGACGGGTGCAGCGCGGCAGAGAAGCTATTCCGTCTCCCGCCGGCCGGACGGGCGGAGCCTGCGCATCTCGGTGCGACGCATCGGCGCCGGAGGCATGTCGGACCTGTTGCACGAGAAGGTCGGGCCGGGCTCCGAACTGCTCGTCGGCGTGCCGGTCGGCCGGTTCGTGCTGTCGAGCCCGCCCGGCCGCCCTGTCGTTCTCCTCAGCGCCGGCGTCGGGATCACGCCGCTTCTTCCCATGCTGGATCAGCTGGCGCGAGAGGACAGCGGTCGCGAGGTGTGGTTCATCCAAGCCGCCCGCGACGGCGCGCATCATCTGTTCGAAGGCGAGGCGCGCAGCATCGCCGAGAACGCGAAGAATGGCGGCATCCGCCTCCTGTCGTGCTACTCCCGTCCACGGGAGCAGGATCGATCCGACCTCGTCGGCCGCATCGATGCCGCGGCCATCGCAAACCTTCTGCCGGTCGACGCCGCCGATTTCTACATCTGCGGCCCGGAAGCCTTCATGACGTCGCTTCGCGACGGGCTCGTCGCCCGCGGCGCTGCGCCGGAGAACATCCGGTTCGAGGCGTTCGCGGCTGCGGAAGGCGGCCTGCTCGACCTTTCGGGCACGCAGATAGTCCCTGAAAGCAAGGTCACGTTCGCGAAATCGGGCAGGACTGCGACCTGGACGCCGGGCGAAGGCTCACTGCTCGATCTCGCACTGCGCAACAGAATCGAGGTCGATTATTCATGCCGGATGGGCGACTGCCAGTCCTGCGTCAAGCGCGTCGCCAGCGGGGTTGTCGACTATCCCGTAGGCGAACTGCCGCTGCTGCCGTACAATCACATCCTGCTCTGCCAGGCTATTCCGCGTGGCGATCTGGTGCTCGACTGCTGA
- a CDS encoding glutamine amidotransferase: MTDPARKTAVAIRHVQFEDLGTFGPVLAEAGYDIRYCDVGVDDLAALDPLTPDLLIVLGAPVGVYETDIYPFLAVERDLIARRLASGRPLLGVCLGGQQIAATMGARVAPTGVKEIGFSPLTLSADGLKSPLRHLDGVQVLHWHGDAFEIPDGCTHLASTPLCPNQAFSRGKSLLAVQFHPEADASRIEQWLVGHAAELAGARIDINRLRDDAAQHGRALAAAASALLEEWLEGLN, encoded by the coding sequence ATGACAGATCCCGCGCGCAAGACGGCCGTCGCGATACGGCACGTCCAATTCGAGGATCTCGGCACGTTCGGGCCGGTACTTGCCGAAGCGGGCTACGACATCCGCTATTGCGACGTGGGCGTCGACGACCTTGCCGCGCTCGACCCGCTCACGCCGGACCTGCTGATCGTGCTTGGCGCGCCTGTCGGCGTCTACGAGACGGACATCTATCCCTTCCTCGCCGTGGAACGCGACCTGATCGCCCGCCGCCTGGCTTCGGGCCGGCCGCTGCTCGGCGTCTGCCTCGGCGGGCAGCAGATCGCGGCCACGATGGGCGCGCGAGTGGCGCCGACCGGGGTCAAGGAAATCGGCTTCTCGCCCCTCACCCTGTCGGCAGACGGCTTGAAAAGTCCGCTGCGCCATCTCGACGGCGTGCAGGTACTGCACTGGCACGGTGACGCGTTCGAGATCCCGGACGGCTGCACGCACCTCGCCTCGACGCCGCTCTGCCCGAACCAGGCCTTTTCGCGCGGTAAGAGCCTGCTGGCGGTCCAGTTCCATCCCGAGGCCGACGCCTCGCGTATCGAGCAATGGCTGGTCGGGCACGCGGCCGAACTCGCAGGGGCGAGGATCGACATCAACCGGCTGCGGGACGACGCCGCGCAACATGGCCGCGCGCTGGCCGCGGCGGCATCCGCGCTCCTTGAGGAATGGCTCGAAGGACTGAATTGA
- a CDS encoding AraC family transcriptional regulator, producing MAPRDGVAYLPGAFEPSRLSCRIVPNADSIARCERRGPMSSPSMSFPPNRSFDALQVCSEPVFGQKMRYEGALHGEMHSHPRAQLIRSVTSPTAIRIRSGQILLRPGDAAWLPGWVEHGVSSTQAPLYHSIYVRPDLASDLPRDISVMRVSPFLGELMQRVVDLYAGEGDPATYPHLASLILSELKHGRDERHQLPMPADRRLLRICHALEENPGDRRTLAEWARVAGASRRVLERGFQDETGMSFSEWRESCRVRAAIPLLEARHSVQEVAWRSGYDSPSAFAAMFRRVAGVAPTSYRGERISSRAPDRHAE from the coding sequence GTGGCGCCGCGGGACGGCGTCGCCTATCTTCCGGGTGCGTTCGAGCCGTCCCGCCTGTCCTGCCGGATCGTCCCGAACGCCGACAGCATAGCCAGGTGTGAACGCCGAGGACCCATGTCATCGCCGAGCATGTCATTTCCTCCCAACCGCAGCTTCGACGCGCTGCAGGTCTGTTCCGAGCCCGTCTTCGGACAGAAGATGCGGTACGAGGGCGCCCTCCACGGAGAGATGCACAGCCATCCGCGGGCGCAGCTGATCCGATCCGTGACGTCGCCGACAGCCATTCGCATCCGTTCGGGCCAGATCCTGCTCCGGCCGGGCGATGCGGCGTGGCTGCCGGGCTGGGTCGAGCATGGCGTGTCGTCCACCCAGGCGCCGCTTTATCACTCGATCTATGTCCGACCCGACCTCGCCTCGGACCTGCCGCGCGACATCAGCGTTATGCGTGTCTCGCCGTTCCTCGGCGAGCTGATGCAGCGGGTGGTTGATCTTTATGCCGGCGAAGGAGACCCCGCGACCTATCCGCATCTGGCGTCGCTGATCCTGAGCGAGCTGAAGCATGGACGCGACGAGCGACATCAATTGCCAATGCCCGCCGACCGCCGGCTGCTTCGCATCTGCCATGCGCTCGAGGAGAACCCGGGCGACCGGCGGACGCTGGCCGAATGGGCGAGAGTGGCGGGGGCGAGCCGGCGCGTGCTGGAGCGCGGCTTCCAGGACGAGACCGGAATGAGCTTTTCCGAATGGCGGGAGAGCTGCCGGGTGCGCGCCGCCATTCCGCTGCTCGAGGCGCGCCACTCGGTCCAGGAAGTCGCGTGGCGGTCCGGCTACGACAGCCCGAGCGCATTCGCGGCCATGTTCCGGCGGGTCGCCGGTGTCGCGCCGACCTCGTATCGCGGCGAGCGGATCAGCAGTCGAGCACCAGATCGCCACGCGGAATAG
- a CDS encoding amidohydrolase, which yields MTNRLSFPQPTENDIRELTAFRHELHRAPELSGEERETARRVCEMLAPTKPDKILTGLGGHGVAAIYDSGKPGPTILFRSELDALPIQELGKVEYRSQVPGKAHLCGHDGHSTILLGFGRILSRARPTSGRVVLMFQPAEENGAGAVAVVRDPRYAEIKPDWAFSLHNAPDVEFGFAKLGVGPANCASRGIRIRLTGSTAHASRPADGRSPMLAISELMPALQACGSGKPLGPGFSMVTVTHASMGAESFGVAPGEAKIMATLRTVYDDDMENLVARVEELVRDAARRHGLSCAWEYDDVFAASVNDAEATAILSDGMERAGIGRHDQTVPSVGSEDFGQFGLSGAKAAMLFLGSGPGWPRVHTPEYDFRDELIPVGIRIFSETLATCLENS from the coding sequence ATGACCAACAGACTGTCCTTTCCCCAGCCAACCGAAAACGACATTCGCGAGCTGACTGCCTTCCGCCATGAGCTTCACCGCGCGCCAGAGCTGTCCGGCGAGGAGAGGGAGACCGCGCGTCGCGTCTGCGAGATGCTGGCACCGACGAAGCCGGACAAGATCCTGACGGGACTGGGCGGCCATGGCGTCGCGGCGATCTACGACAGCGGCAAGCCGGGGCCGACCATCCTCTTCCGATCGGAGCTGGATGCCCTGCCGATCCAGGAACTCGGCAAGGTCGAATACCGGTCGCAGGTACCCGGCAAGGCGCATCTGTGCGGGCATGACGGCCATTCGACCATCCTGCTCGGCTTCGGCCGCATCCTGTCGCGAGCGCGTCCGACCAGCGGCCGGGTGGTGCTGATGTTCCAGCCGGCCGAGGAGAACGGCGCGGGCGCCGTCGCGGTGGTCAGGGACCCGCGCTATGCCGAGATCAAGCCGGACTGGGCGTTCTCGCTGCACAACGCGCCGGACGTGGAGTTCGGCTTCGCCAAGCTGGGCGTCGGCCCGGCGAACTGTGCCTCGCGCGGCATCCGCATCCGGCTCACCGGCAGTACCGCGCATGCTTCGCGGCCCGCCGACGGCCGCTCGCCGATGCTGGCGATCTCCGAACTGATGCCGGCATTGCAGGCCTGCGGCAGCGGCAAGCCGCTGGGGCCTGGCTTCTCGATGGTCACGGTCACGCATGCCTCGATGGGCGCGGAATCCTTCGGCGTCGCACCGGGCGAGGCGAAGATCATGGCAACGCTGCGCACCGTCTACGACGACGATATGGAAAACCTCGTCGCGCGGGTGGAGGAATTGGTCCGCGACGCCGCGCGGCGCCACGGCCTGTCCTGCGCATGGGAATATGACGACGTCTTCGCCGCGTCGGTCAACGATGCGGAAGCGACGGCCATCCTCTCCGACGGCATGGAGCGGGCGGGCATCGGCCGGCACGACCAGACCGTGCCGTCGGTCGGCTCGGAGGATTTCGGCCAGTTCGGGCTCAGCGGCGCCAAGGCCGCGATGCTCTTCCTCGGCTCCGGTCCGGGCTGGCCGCGCGTCCATACACCCGAATACGACTTTCGCGACGAATTGATCCCGGTCGGCATCCGCATCTTCTCGGAGACGCTGGCGACGTGCCTGGAAAACAGCTGA